The Ammoniphilus sp. CFH 90114 genome contains a region encoding:
- a CDS encoding cadherin-like beta sandwich domain-containing protein, protein MRKKFFTYFLVLALLMINLNLSTIYAATLTVQDAINNSKKIDGGSQHSLAIKKDGSVVVWGSNDKNQKEIPLNLSNVTAIVAGFDHSLALSSDGKVKAWGSNSNSQTEVPTGLGKVKQIAAGAHHSLALLSDGTVRAWGSNSFGQGDIPIGLDGVNSITAGYAHSLALRADGRVVAWGRNLENQVSVPSDLTHVVAIAAGSHHSLALRSDGTIRAWGWNSYGQSTVPAEVNGIVMIAAGARHSLALKSDGTVLAWGDNTYNQSDIPQGLKNVVGIAAGTNHSLALRADGTIVSWGRNNSGQTDVPIEFIGNGSNVASLKDLQVKDQQLNETFAGDRMTYTLHVVKGTPSVDVTAIAEDPKAMVKIGGHDAQPGTSTRTVPLNTDGSPTPIEILVTAEDGKTTQGYTLTVYQESNQAKLKDLQVKDRALNETFAGDRMTYTLHV, encoded by the coding sequence ATGCGAAAAAAGTTTTTTACGTACTTTTTAGTTTTAGCGTTACTCATGATAAATCTAAATCTATCTACAATTTATGCAGCAACACTTACTGTTCAAGATGCCATTAACAACAGTAAGAAAATTGATGGTGGAAGCCAACATTCATTGGCGATTAAAAAGGATGGCTCAGTGGTTGTTTGGGGAAGTAACGACAAAAATCAAAAAGAGATCCCTCTAAATTTGAGCAATGTAACGGCTATTGTGGCAGGGTTTGATCATTCCCTAGCGCTTTCGTCTGATGGAAAAGTTAAAGCGTGGGGTTCTAACTCTAATAGTCAAACTGAGGTTCCAACTGGGTTAGGGAAAGTCAAACAAATAGCAGCAGGTGCTCATCATTCTTTAGCACTATTAAGCGACGGAACGGTTAGAGCTTGGGGAAGTAATTCTTTTGGTCAAGGAGATATTCCGATTGGTTTAGACGGAGTTAACTCCATAACTGCTGGATATGCTCACTCGCTTGCTTTAAGAGCTGATGGTAGGGTCGTTGCATGGGGGAGAAATTTGGAGAATCAAGTAAGTGTTCCTAGTGATTTAACCCATGTTGTTGCTATTGCTGCAGGTAGCCATCACTCCCTAGCACTAAGGTCTGATGGAACGATAAGGGCTTGGGGTTGGAATTCTTACGGTCAAAGTACAGTACCAGCAGAGGTAAATGGGATTGTAATGATTGCAGCAGGTGCTCGTCATAGTCTTGCTTTGAAATCAGACGGAACTGTACTCGCATGGGGAGATAACACTTATAATCAATCAGATATTCCTCAAGGTTTAAAAAATGTAGTGGGAATAGCGGCTGGAACGAATCACTCTCTTGCATTGAGAGCAGATGGCACCATTGTTTCCTGGGGAAGAAATAATAGTGGACAAACCGATGTACCCATTGAATTTATAGGTAATGGTTCTAACGTAGCGTCACTCAAGGATCTGCAAGTCAAAGACCAACAATTAAATGAGACTTTTGCCGGAGACCGGATGACGTATACGCTCCACGTGGTGAAGGGAACCCCGAGTGTGGATGTCACCGCTATAGCGGAAGATCCGAAAGCAATGGTGAAGATTGGAGGTCACGATGCCCAGCCAGGCACGAGCACCCGAACGGTGCCGTTGAACACGGACGGCAGTCCGACGCCGATCGAGATTCTCGTGACGGCGGAGGATGGAAAAACGACGCAAGGCTATACCTTGACGGTATACCAAGAATCTAACCAGGCGAAGTTAAAGGACCTGCAAGTCAAAGATCGAGCATTAAATGAAACCTTTGCTGGGGATCGGATGACGTATACGCTCCACGTGG
- a CDS encoding flagellar protein FliT, with amino-acid sequence MVGSPFEGKKVCLEAFKEETQKQLTCLQAEDPEGFLESVERCEVILGEIEQFNKKPVILEAEEKKIKSLLAEILELRKEITRLIPPLQEKIRERLGAERKKMMIQQSYGMDERYQDSVFFDKKK; translated from the coding sequence ATGGTAGGTAGTCCTTTTGAGGGGAAGAAGGTTTGTTTAGAAGCTTTTAAAGAAGAGACGCAGAAACAGCTAACTTGCCTGCAAGCTGAGGATCCTGAAGGTTTTTTGGAGAGTGTGGAAAGATGTGAAGTGATCCTGGGTGAAATTGAACAATTCAACAAAAAGCCAGTCATATTAGAGGCTGAGGAGAAAAAAATTAAGTCTCTTCTTGCTGAAATACTAGAACTTCGGAAGGAAATTACTCGCCTTATCCCACCACTTCAAGAGAAGATCCGTGAGCGTTTGGGAGCGGAAAGGAAGAAAATGATGATTCAGCAGAGCTACGGAATGGATGAGAGGTATCAAGATAGTGTTTTTTTTGATAAGAAGAAATAA
- the fliS gene encoding flagellar export chaperone FliS: MVMNQAAYQYQQQRIQTSTPGELTLMLYNGLIKFLKLSVIELDKGNISEVNVNLIKSQNIINELLYTLKMEYDVANDMARLYDYMLRRLIEANISKDRAIIEEVTGYAEEFRDTWAQALKLVKAGTGQ, from the coding sequence ATGGTTATGAATCAGGCGGCATACCAATATCAACAACAAAGAATTCAAACAAGCACACCTGGGGAATTAACATTAATGCTTTACAATGGGTTAATTAAGTTTCTCAAGCTTTCCGTGATAGAGCTAGATAAAGGAAATATATCAGAGGTCAATGTAAATTTGATCAAGAGTCAGAATATCATTAATGAGCTTTTATATACACTGAAAATGGAATATGACGTTGCTAATGACATGGCAAGGCTCTACGATTATATGCTCAGAAGACTGATTGAGGCTAATATCAGTAAGGATAGAGCTATAATTGAGGAAGTAACCGGTTATGCGGAGGAGTTCCGCGATACGTGGGCCCAGGCACTTAAATTGGTTAAAGCCGGAACGGGACAGTAG